In Pseudomonas sp. R76, one genomic interval encodes:
- a CDS encoding mechanosensitive ion channel family protein translates to MDIKQFWLNVQDLWGALDQHPMLHASLGLLVLLVVALLVGRVARYLILHAVKLLGRQPALHWLNDLRHNKVFHRLAQMTPSLVIQFGLYLVPDLSKTATLFIGNVALAFTILFMTLAVSALLNALLDIYARTEHARTRSIKGYVQLAKMVLFVFAAIIIVATLIDRSPLLLLSGLGAMSAVILLVYKDTLLSFVASVQLTSNDMLRVGDWIEMPQVGADGDVVDITLHTVKVQNFDKTIVSIPTWRLMSESFKNWRGMQASGGRRIKRSLYIDASGVRFLRDDEEVRMTQVHLLTDYISRKQAELKAWNEAQGNSAQLSANRRRMTNLGTFRAYALAYLKSHPDIQPNMTCMVRQMQTTAQGVPLEIYCFTRTTAWADYERIQGDIFDYLLAVLPEFGLSLYQQPSGNDLRAGMVPAVLGASHLPTLEHTSA, encoded by the coding sequence ATGGATATCAAACAGTTCTGGCTCAACGTCCAAGACCTTTGGGGCGCCCTCGATCAACACCCGATGCTGCATGCGAGCTTGGGTTTGCTGGTGTTGCTGGTGGTGGCCCTGCTCGTTGGGCGGGTGGCGCGCTACCTCATCCTTCACGCCGTCAAATTGCTCGGCCGGCAACCGGCGCTGCACTGGCTCAATGACCTGCGGCACAACAAAGTCTTCCACCGCCTGGCGCAGATGACGCCGTCACTGGTAATCCAGTTTGGCCTGTACCTGGTGCCGGACCTGAGCAAGACCGCCACCTTGTTTATCGGCAATGTGGCCCTGGCGTTCACCATCCTGTTCATGACACTGGCTGTGAGCGCCCTGCTCAACGCCCTGCTGGATATCTACGCGCGTACCGAACATGCGCGCACCCGCTCGATCAAGGGCTACGTGCAACTGGCCAAGATGGTGCTGTTCGTGTTTGCCGCGATCATTATCGTCGCCACCCTGATCGACCGTTCGCCACTGTTGCTGCTCTCCGGCTTGGGTGCAATGTCGGCCGTGATCCTGTTGGTCTACAAGGACACGCTGCTGTCGTTCGTCGCCAGCGTGCAGCTGACCAGCAACGACATGCTGCGGGTCGGTGACTGGATCGAAATGCCCCAGGTCGGCGCCGACGGCGATGTGGTCGACATCACCTTGCACACGGTCAAGGTGCAGAACTTCGACAAGACCATCGTCTCCATTCCGACCTGGCGCCTGATGTCCGAGTCGTTCAAGAACTGGCGCGGCATGCAGGCCTCCGGTGGGCGTCGCATAAAGCGCAGCCTGTATATCGACGCCAGCGGCGTGCGCTTCCTGCGCGACGATGAAGAGGTGCGCATGACCCAGGTGCACCTGCTCACCGACTACATCAGCCGCAAGCAAGCCGAACTCAAGGCCTGGAACGAAGCCCAGGGTAACAGTGCGCAGCTGTCGGCCAACCGCCGCCGCATGACCAACCTCGGCACGTTCCGCGCCTACGCCCTGGCCTACCTGAAAAGCCACCCGGACATCCAGCCGAACATGACCTGCATGGTGCGCCAGATGCAAACCACCGCCCAAGGCGTGCCGCTGGAAATCTACTGCTTCACCCGCACCACGGCGTGGGCGGATTACGAGCGCATTCAGGGCGATATCTTTGATTATTTGCTGGCGGTGTTGCCGGAGTTCGGCTTGAGCCTGTATCAGCAGCCGAGTGGCAATGACTTGCGCGCGGGGATGGTGCCGGCGGTGTTGGGTGCCAGTCACCTGCCGACGTTGGAACACACCTCTGCATAA
- a CDS encoding carboxylate/amino acid/amine transporter, giving the protein MGYLLVVTLIQAFSFSLIGEYLAGHVDSYFAVLVRVVLAGLVFIPLTRWRSVEPRFMRGMLAIGALQFGVTYVCLYLSFRVLTVPEVLLFTILTPLHVTLIEDALNRRFNPWALIAALVAVGGAAVIRFDQITPHFLGGFLLLQLANFTYAAGQVMYKHLVARYPSDLPHYRRFGYFYLGALIVVLPAFLLFGKANYLPDAPLQWGVLVFLGLVSTALGMYWWNKGACLVNGGTLAVMNNLHVPVGLLLNLLIWNQHEPLGRLAWGGLVILGAVWISRLGVRKEAIHR; this is encoded by the coding sequence ATGGGCTATTTACTGGTTGTCACCCTGATTCAGGCATTTTCCTTCAGCTTGATCGGCGAATACCTCGCCGGCCACGTCGACAGCTACTTCGCCGTGCTGGTGCGCGTCGTGTTGGCTGGCCTGGTATTTATCCCGCTGACCCGCTGGCGTTCGGTAGAACCAAGGTTTATGCGCGGCATGCTGGCGATCGGCGCGCTGCAGTTTGGTGTGACCTACGTATGCCTGTACCTGAGCTTTCGTGTACTCACCGTGCCGGAAGTGCTGCTATTCACCATCCTTACACCGCTACATGTGACCCTGATCGAAGACGCCCTCAACCGGCGCTTCAACCCTTGGGCGCTGATTGCTGCGCTGGTGGCGGTGGGCGGCGCGGCAGTGATCCGCTTCGACCAGATCACCCCGCACTTCCTCGGCGGCTTTTTGCTGCTGCAACTGGCCAACTTCACCTACGCCGCCGGGCAGGTGATGTACAAGCATCTGGTGGCGCGTTATCCGAGTGATTTGCCGCACTACCGGCGCTTCGGCTACTTCTACCTGGGCGCCTTGATCGTGGTGCTGCCGGCATTCCTGCTGTTCGGCAAGGCCAATTACCTGCCCGACGCACCGTTGCAATGGGGCGTGCTGGTGTTCCTCGGGTTGGTCAGCACCGCGCTCGGCATGTATTGGTGGAACAAGGGTGCGTGCCTGGTGAACGGCGGCACCCTTGCGGTGATGAACAACCTGCATGTGCCGGTGGGGCTGTTGCTGAACTTGCTGATCTGGAATCAGCATGAGCCGCTGGGGAGGCTGGCGTGGGGTGGGTTGGTGATTCTGGGGGCGGTGTGGATCAGCCGGTTGGGTGTGCGCAAGGAGGCGATCCACCGCTGA
- a CDS encoding FMN-dependent NADH-azoreductase, producing MSNVLIIESSARQQDSISRQLTQQFIGQWQVAHPADQITVRDVALNPVPHLDANLLGGWMKPADQRSDIEQASLDRSNELTEELLAADVLVMAAPMYNFAIPSTLKAWLDHVLRAGVTFKYTATGPQGLLTGKRAIVLTARGGIHTGASSDHQEPYLRQVMAFIGIHDVTFIHAEGVNLSGDFQEKGINHAKALLAQVA from the coding sequence ATGTCCAATGTTCTGATCATCGAAAGCAGCGCCCGCCAGCAGGATTCAATCTCCCGCCAGCTGACCCAACAGTTCATCGGCCAATGGCAGGTCGCTCATCCGGCGGATCAGATCACCGTGCGCGACGTGGCCCTTAACCCGGTCCCGCACTTGGACGCCAACCTGCTCGGCGGCTGGATGAAGCCCGCCGACCAGCGCAGCGACATCGAACAGGCGTCCCTGGACCGCTCCAACGAATTGACCGAAGAGTTACTCGCTGCCGACGTGCTGGTGATGGCCGCACCGATGTACAACTTCGCCATCCCCAGCACCCTCAAAGCCTGGCTGGATCACGTGTTGCGTGCTGGTGTGACCTTCAAGTACACCGCCACCGGCCCTCAGGGGTTGTTGACCGGCAAGCGCGCCATTGTGCTGACCGCTCGCGGCGGTATTCACACAGGCGCCAGCTCCGATCACCAGGAACCGTACCTGCGTCAGGTCATGGCCTTTATCGGCATTCACGATGTCACCTTCATTCACGCCGAAGGCGTGAACCTGAGCGGCGACTTCCAGGAGAAGGGCATCAACCACGCCAAAGCACTGCTGGCACAGGTCGCGTGA
- a CDS encoding 3-phosphoglycerate kinase — MRKFCCVLLALLPMSAFAFSTDVTKDIQGVKIDYSASDVDSNISSIQLTNYGSNDAECKVRFTNGPEAPRTRKVTVAAGKTTNTTVNFSRAIIKMRIALTCTPK, encoded by the coding sequence ATGAGAAAATTCTGTTGTGTATTGCTGGCGCTGCTGCCGATGAGCGCGTTTGCATTCAGCACCGATGTGACGAAAGACATTCAGGGCGTGAAGATCGATTACAGCGCGTCGGACGTCGACAGCAATATCAGTTCGATCCAACTGACCAACTACGGCTCCAATGATGCGGAGTGCAAGGTGCGCTTTACCAACGGCCCGGAAGCCCCGCGCACTCGCAAAGTCACGGTTGCGGCGGGGAAAACCACCAACACCACGGTCAATTTCAGCCGCGCCATTATCAAAATGCGTATCGCACTGACCTGCACCCCAAAATAA
- a CDS encoding LysR family transcriptional regulator, producing the protein MKAPRVTLDQWRTLQAVVDHGGFAQAAEALHRSQSSVSYTVARMQDQLGVPLLRIDGRKAVLTEAGEVLLRRSRQLVKNASQLEDLAHHMEQGWEAEVRLVVDAAYPNARLVRALTAFMPQSRGCRVRLREEVLSGVEELLMDGMADLAISGFIIPGYLGTEMSDVEFIAVAHPDHSLHRLNRELSFQDLESQMQVVIRDSGRQQPRDVGWLGAEQRWTVGSLATAATFVSSGLGFAWLPRHMIERELNEGLLKQLPLEKGGSRNPTFYLYANKDKPLGPATQILVELLRTFDTAPLDAPFAAPEQA; encoded by the coding sequence TTGAAAGCGCCCCGCGTTACCCTCGATCAATGGCGCACTCTGCAAGCCGTGGTCGACCATGGCGGCTTCGCCCAGGCGGCTGAAGCGCTGCACCGCTCGCAATCCTCGGTGAGTTACACCGTGGCGCGCATGCAAGACCAGCTCGGCGTGCCGCTGCTGCGCATCGACGGGCGCAAAGCGGTACTCACCGAAGCCGGTGAAGTGCTGCTGCGCCGCTCGCGCCAACTGGTGAAAAACGCCAGCCAACTGGAAGACCTTGCCCACCACATGGAACAGGGCTGGGAGGCCGAAGTACGCCTGGTGGTGGATGCCGCTTACCCGAATGCACGCCTGGTGCGTGCCCTCACCGCCTTTATGCCGCAAAGCCGAGGCTGCCGCGTGCGCCTGCGCGAAGAAGTATTGTCGGGCGTGGAAGAGTTGTTGATGGACGGCATGGCTGACCTCGCGATCAGCGGGTTCATCATCCCTGGCTACCTGGGGACGGAAATGAGCGATGTGGAATTTATCGCCGTGGCCCACCCCGATCACTCGTTGCATCGCCTGAACCGCGAGTTGAGTTTCCAGGACCTGGAGAGTCAGATGCAGGTGGTGATTCGCGACTCCGGCCGCCAGCAGCCACGGGACGTGGGCTGGCTCGGGGCCGAACAGCGCTGGACCGTCGGCAGCCTGGCCACCGCCGCCACCTTCGTCAGCAGCGGCCTGGGCTTTGCCTGGTTGCCCCGGCACATGATCGAGCGTGAGCTCAACGAAGGCCTGCTCAAGCAGCTACCCTTGGAAAAGGGCGGCAGCCGCAACCCGACGTTTTACCTGTACGCGAACAAGGACAAACCCCTGGGCCCAGCCACGCAGATTCTCGTGGAATTGCTGCGCACCTTCGACACCGCTCCCCTGGACGCGCCTTTTGCCGCGCCTGAGCAAGCCTGA
- a CDS encoding alpha/beta fold hydrolase, with protein MAWFDHEGCNLHYEEYGHGSPLILIHGLGSSCQDWELQIPVLARHYRLIVVDVRGHGRSDKPRERYSIKGFTFDLLALIEHLNLPPAHVVGLSMGGMIAFQLAVDEPQLLKSLCIVNSAPEVKVRSADDYWQWAKRWSLARVLSMATIGKALGDRLFPKPHQAALRRKMAERWAKNDKRAYLASFDAIVGWGVQEQLSKISCPTLVISADHDYTPVAQKEIYVKLLPDARLVVIEDSRHATPLDQPEVFNATLLDFLKTVETTTQDH; from the coding sequence ATGGCCTGGTTCGACCATGAAGGCTGCAATCTGCATTACGAGGAATACGGCCACGGCAGCCCACTGATCCTGATCCACGGCCTGGGCTCCAGCTGCCAGGATTGGGAGTTGCAGATTCCCGTGCTGGCACGCCACTACCGCCTGATTGTGGTGGATGTGCGCGGTCATGGTCGCTCCGACAAACCGCGAGAACGCTACAGCATCAAGGGTTTCACCTTTGACCTGCTCGCTTTGATCGAACACCTGAACCTGCCGCCCGCCCATGTGGTGGGCTTGTCCATGGGCGGCATGATCGCCTTCCAATTGGCGGTGGACGAACCTCAACTGCTCAAGAGCCTGTGCATCGTCAACAGCGCGCCCGAGGTCAAGGTGCGCAGCGCCGATGACTATTGGCAGTGGGCCAAGCGCTGGAGCCTGGCGCGCGTACTCAGCATGGCCACCATCGGCAAGGCGCTCGGCGACCGACTGTTCCCCAAACCGCACCAGGCCGCCCTGCGCCGCAAAATGGCCGAACGCTGGGCAAAAAACGACAAACGTGCTTATCTCGCCAGCTTCGACGCGATTGTGGGCTGGGGCGTACAGGAACAACTTTCGAAGATTTCCTGTCCAACCCTGGTCATTAGCGCCGACCATGACTACACGCCCGTGGCGCAGAAAGAAATCTATGTAAAACTGCTGCCCGATGCGCGGCTGGTGGTGATCGAAGATTCCCGCCACGCCACACCCTTGGATCAACCCGAAGTCTTTAACGCTACCTTGCTCGATTTTCTAAAGACAGTCGAAACCACTACCCAGGATCACTGA